The proteins below come from a single Flavobacterium lindanitolerans genomic window:
- a CDS encoding lipopolysaccharide kinase InaA family protein, translating into MHEVYNPKFLHQKEAIRDCIANFEAKGILFVDGKRNKIRLFELDEITLNVKSFKIPNFINQVAYKFFRRSKARRSFEFANILLEKGIGTPQPIAYFENFKNVLYDSYYISEQLNADLTFRELTTDLNYPDHETILRQFVRFSFNLHENGIEFLDHTPGNTLIKKNGEGNYNFFLVDLNRMQFHKSMTLKQRIINLSKLTPKRELVEVMSDEYAKLYGRPYEEVLQMMIVETESFRNRFHRKKRLKKKLFFWK; encoded by the coding sequence ATGCACGAAGTTTACAATCCAAAATTCCTACACCAGAAAGAAGCCATACGGGACTGTATTGCTAATTTTGAGGCTAAAGGTATTTTGTTTGTTGACGGAAAGCGCAACAAAATCAGGCTCTTTGAATTGGATGAGATTACATTGAATGTCAAATCGTTCAAGATTCCTAATTTTATCAATCAGGTAGCCTATAAATTTTTCAGACGTTCAAAAGCCAGACGTTCTTTTGAGTTTGCCAATATTTTGCTGGAAAAAGGAATAGGAACCCCTCAGCCCATTGCTTATTTTGAAAATTTCAAAAATGTTCTTTACGACAGTTATTACATCAGCGAACAGTTGAATGCAGATTTGACGTTTAGGGAATTGACAACAGATTTGAATTATCCTGACCACGAGACCATACTAAGGCAGTTTGTGCGGTTTTCATTTAATTTACATGAAAATGGTATAGAATTTCTCGACCACACGCCAGGTAATACACTGATTAAAAAGAACGGTGAAGGGAATTATAATTTCTTTTTGGTTGACCTGAACAGAATGCAGTTTCATAAGTCCATGACCTTGAAGCAGCGTATTATCAATTTATCCAAACTCACACCCAAAAGAGAATTGGTTGAAGTAATGAGCGACGAATATGCAAAGCTTTATGGCAGGCCTTATGAAGAGGTTTTGCAAATGATGATTGTTGAAACGGAATCATTCAGAAACAGGTTTCATAGAAAGAAGCGGCTCAAGAAAAAACTGTTTTTCTGGAAATAA
- a CDS encoding glycosyltransferase family 2 protein has protein sequence MKASVIMSTYNSEEWLEKVIWGFSVQTELNFEIIIADDGSKPKTKELLDTLRPQLSMPLIHVWQEDNGFQKSQILNKAIVASNTDYLIFTDGDCIPRKDFVETHLHYRERGYFLSGGYFMLPMNISQAITKNHILHQNCFDVKWLVGRGLKKSFKNTKLSATGLWAKFLNFITPTKATWNGHNASGWKDDLVAINGFNQEMQYGGQDRELGERLFNKGLKSKQIRYSAIVVHLDHARGYVNEATWKKNFAIRENTRKNKVIRTPIGIDSN, from the coding sequence ATGAAAGCATCCGTAATAATGAGTACCTATAATTCTGAAGAATGGCTTGAAAAAGTCATATGGGGATTTAGTGTGCAAACTGAACTCAACTTTGAAATTATTATTGCAGATGACGGGTCAAAACCTAAAACCAAAGAATTGCTGGATACTTTAAGACCGCAACTTTCAATGCCGTTAATTCATGTATGGCAGGAAGATAACGGTTTTCAAAAGTCACAAATACTCAATAAGGCAATTGTTGCTTCCAATACAGATTATCTTATTTTTACGGATGGCGATTGTATTCCGAGGAAAGATTTTGTGGAAACACATCTTCACTATCGTGAGAGGGGCTATTTTCTTTCCGGAGGCTATTTTATGCTTCCGATGAATATTTCACAGGCTATCACAAAAAATCATATCCTGCACCAGAATTGTTTTGATGTAAAATGGCTTGTTGGGCGAGGCCTTAAAAAGTCATTTAAAAACACAAAACTTTCTGCTACCGGTTTATGGGCAAAGTTCCTGAACTTTATTACGCCAACAAAAGCAACCTGGAACGGACACAATGCTTCCGGCTGGAAGGACGATTTGGTTGCTATCAATGGCTTTAACCAGGAAATGCAATATGGTGGACAGGATAGGGAACTGGGTGAAAGGCTTTTTAATAAAGGGCTAAAATCAAAACAGATTCGATACAGTGCCATCGTAGTTCATCTCGACCATGCAAGAGGCTACGTAAATGAAGCTACCTGGAAAAAGAATTTTGCTATTCGTGAAAATACCCGAAAAAATAAGGTTATCAGGACGCCAATCGGGATTGATTCCAATTAA
- a CDS encoding glycosyltransferase family 9 protein produces MKKILVIQQKMIGDVLASSILCNNLRTIYPDAQIDYLIYPFTKPVVENNPNIDNLVLFKEEFRKSKKMLLRFLVSIRKEKYDIVVDAYGKLESNLVVGMSGAKKKIGFHKSYTNFLYTDTFKELSKPKTSAGLAIENRMLLLQPFSSGIPLDNRPKIFLTEEEIKKGKDILIQNNIDFSKKIYMIGVLGSGHNKTYPFLYMAKLLDAIVAKTNATLLFNYMPSQAEQAKKIFELCQPETQKNIKINIVPGSIREFLSITYHCNALIGNEGGAVNMAKALFKPTFTIFSTWIKKEAWNSFEDGIHYASVHLKDFKPELYGKKSAKEMRNQAMKLYESFTPELILPELNSYLEKN; encoded by the coding sequence ATGAAAAAGATACTTGTAATCCAGCAGAAAATGATAGGCGATGTTTTGGCCAGTTCTATTCTTTGCAACAACTTAAGGACTATTTATCCTGATGCACAGATTGACTACCTGATTTATCCTTTCACAAAGCCGGTGGTAGAAAACAATCCCAATATTGATAATTTGGTACTTTTCAAGGAAGAATTTCGCAAAAGCAAAAAAATGCTCCTGCGTTTTCTGGTTTCTATCCGAAAAGAGAAATACGATATTGTTGTTGATGCCTACGGAAAGCTGGAAAGCAATCTTGTTGTAGGAATGTCAGGCGCAAAGAAGAAAATCGGATTTCATAAGTCCTATACCAACTTTTTATATACGGACACGTTTAAGGAACTTTCAAAACCAAAAACTTCAGCCGGTCTGGCTATTGAGAACAGAATGCTGTTGCTACAGCCTTTTTCTTCTGGTATTCCGCTTGACAATCGCCCTAAAATTTTCCTGACAGAAGAAGAAATTAAAAAAGGAAAAGATATCCTGATTCAAAACAATATCGATTTTTCCAAAAAAATCTATATGATTGGTGTTTTGGGTAGTGGTCATAATAAAACCTATCCTTTTCTTTATATGGCAAAGTTACTTGATGCCATAGTTGCCAAAACCAACGCTACGCTTCTGTTTAACTACATGCCATCACAGGCGGAACAGGCAAAAAAAATATTCGAACTGTGCCAGCCGGAAACACAAAAGAACATTAAGATTAACATTGTTCCGGGAAGCATTCGGGAATTTTTATCGATTACTTATCATTGCAATGCCCTGATTGGCAACGAAGGCGGGGCCGTAAATATGGCCAAGGCCCTATTCAAGCCTACATTCACAATATTTTCTACATGGATAAAAAAGGAAGCCTGGAATTCGTTTGAAGATGGCATACATTATGCTTCTGTTCATCTTAAAGATTTCAAACCGGAATTATATGGTAAAAAATCTGCAAAAGAAATGAGAAATCAGGCCATGAAACTGTACGAGTCTTTTACTCCGGAACTCATTCTGCCGGAACTCAACAGTTATCTGGAAAAAAATTAA
- a CDS encoding 2,3,4,5-tetrahydropyridine-2,6-dicarboxylate N-succinyltransferase has product MSTLQTIIEQAWENRALLQEEKTTTAIREVIELLDSGKLRVAEPIAGGWQVNEWVKKAVVMYFPIQKMETLEAGIFEYHDKMPLKKGYAEKGIRVVPNAVARHGAYISSGVILMPSYVNIGAYVDEGTMVDTWATVGSCAQIGKNVHLSGGVGIGGVLEPLQAAPVIIEDGAFIGSRCIVVEGVRVETEAVLGANVCLTASTKIIDVTGDEPVEMKGVVPARSVVIPGSYTKKFAAGEFQVPCALIIGKRKPSTDLKTSLNNALREYDVAV; this is encoded by the coding sequence ATGAGCACTTTGCAGACAATTATAGAGCAGGCATGGGAAAATAGAGCCCTGCTTCAGGAAGAAAAAACAACCACAGCAATCCGCGAGGTTATCGAACTGCTAGACAGTGGAAAATTACGCGTAGCTGAACCAATTGCCGGTGGATGGCAAGTTAATGAATGGGTAAAGAAAGCAGTTGTAATGTACTTCCCTATTCAAAAAATGGAAACCCTTGAAGCAGGAATCTTTGAATATCATGACAAAATGCCTTTGAAAAAAGGCTATGCCGAAAAAGGAATTCGTGTTGTTCCTAATGCTGTAGCCCGTCATGGTGCTTATATTTCGAGTGGTGTAATCTTAATGCCAAGTTATGTCAATATTGGTGCTTATGTAGATGAAGGTACGATGGTCGATACCTGGGCTACCGTAGGTAGTTGTGCCCAGATTGGCAAGAACGTGCATTTGAGCGGTGGTGTAGGAATTGGCGGTGTTTTAGAGCCATTACAAGCTGCTCCTGTAATCATTGAAGATGGTGCTTTTATTGGTTCGAGATGTATTGTAGTTGAAGGTGTTCGCGTTGAAACAGAAGCAGTTCTTGGCGCTAATGTTTGTCTGACAGCTTCTACAAAAATTATAGATGTGACCGGTGATGAGCCTGTAGAAATGAAAGGTGTCGTGCCAGCACGTTCGGTTGTGATTCCGGGCAGTTATACTAAAAAATTTGCTGCAGGAGAATTTCAGGTTCCTTGCGCTTTAATTATCGGAAAAAGAAAACCTTCTACCGATTTGAAAACTTCTTTAAACAACGCACTGAGAGAATACGATGTAGCCGTATAA
- a CDS encoding class I SAM-dependent methyltransferase, producing MKDNFSNQASEYSKFRPSYPPELIEHIVSFTESREMALDVATGNGQIAQKLSEYFQTVYATDISENQLQHAKQLLNVIYKKLPAEKTDFQDKQFDLITVAQAIHWFDFDQFYAEVYRLLKPDGIFAIIGYGLFRTNPESDKILSDFYYNIVGPFWDAERKYLDENYQTIPFPFKELETLHFQNKFTWTFEQLVGYLETWSAVEHYKAHNNENPIDLIRKELELTWNRSDKTVVFPMLLRLGKLKM from the coding sequence ATGAAAGATAATTTTTCAAATCAAGCTTCGGAGTATTCCAAGTTCAGGCCATCTTATCCGCCGGAACTTATTGAACATATCGTTTCGTTTACGGAATCGAGAGAAATGGCATTGGACGTGGCCACAGGCAATGGGCAGATTGCCCAAAAGCTATCTGAATATTTCCAGACCGTATATGCTACAGATATCAGCGAAAATCAATTGCAGCATGCCAAACAATTATTAAATGTAATTTACAAAAAACTTCCTGCGGAAAAGACTGATTTTCAAGACAAACAATTTGACCTGATTACAGTAGCCCAGGCGATCCATTGGTTTGATTTTGACCAATTTTATGCAGAAGTGTATCGTTTACTGAAACCCGACGGAATTTTTGCAATAATTGGTTATGGGCTTTTCCGTACTAATCCTGAGTCAGATAAGATACTTTCTGATTTTTATTACAATATTGTTGGCCCGTTTTGGGATGCTGAACGAAAATATCTGGATGAGAATTACCAAACGATTCCTTTTCCTTTTAAGGAATTGGAAACGCTCCATTTTCAAAATAAATTTACATGGACTTTCGAGCAGCTTGTAGGTTATCTGGAAACGTGGTCGGCAGTAGAACATTATAAAGCGCATAACAACGAAAATCCAATCGATTTGATTCGTAAAGAATTAGAACTTACGTGGAATAGAAGTGATAAAACGGTTGTTTTTCCGATGCTTTTGAGATTAGGAAAATTAAAAATGTAA
- the ruvX gene encoding Holliday junction resolvase RuvX, with protein MPRILAIDYGLKRTGIAVTDEMQIIASGLTTIPSETAITFLKDYFAKEKVERVLIGEPKQMDYTPSESAKLIEAFVEKFKNNFPDLPFERVDERFTSKMAFQTMIDSGLKKKQRQNKALIDEISATIMLQDYLSRKKF; from the coding sequence ATGCCAAGAATACTAGCCATAGATTACGGACTAAAACGAACCGGAATTGCCGTTACAGACGAAATGCAGATTATTGCTTCCGGACTAACAACTATTCCTTCAGAAACAGCCATCACTTTTCTCAAAGATTACTTTGCTAAGGAAAAAGTAGAAAGAGTTTTGATAGGAGAACCCAAACAGATGGATTATACACCATCTGAAAGTGCAAAACTGATTGAAGCTTTTGTAGAAAAATTTAAAAATAATTTTCCAGACCTGCCATTTGAAAGGGTTGATGAGCGGTTTACATCAAAAATGGCGTTCCAGACCATGATTGATAGTGGGTTGAAAAAGAAACAACGTCAAAATAAAGCGCTGATAGATGAGATTTCGGCAACGATTATGCTTCAGGATTACTTATCCAGAAAAAAATTCTAG
- a CDS encoding malate:quinone oxidoreductase translates to MATTTLRTETDVVLIGAGIMSATLGLLLKELNPNIKIEIYERLDMAAAESSDAWNNAGTGHSAFCELNYTPELAGGEIDTKKAVKIAESFEVSKQFWAYLVEKNLISNPENFIKSIPHMSFVWGEENVDFLKKRYDALQQYSLFKGMEYSEDKDKIRSWMPLVMEGRNPKSVIAATSMKIGTDVNFGELTRSIFNYLKTLEGVSMKFHHEVKSLKKGENGRWQIKVKNLETGDKTKISTRFVFIGAGGGSLPLLEKAGIPEGDGFGGFPVSGQWLKCVNEEIIAKHNAKVYGKASVGAPPMSVPHIDTRMIDGKKALLFGPYAGFSTKFLKNGSYLDLPLSIKPNNLIPMLSAGFHNLPLTKYLIDQVRQSPEDRLEALKEYLPDARMEDWVLETAGQRVQVIKKGENGGGVLEFGTEVVTAGDGSLAVLLGASPGASTAVSIMLDLIQRCFSEHEKTTEWQKKLKEMVPSYGISLNDNESLLQQVREHSAKVLKLDTL, encoded by the coding sequence ATGGCAACTACAACTTTAAGAACAGAAACGGATGTGGTTCTAATTGGCGCCGGAATCATGAGCGCTACTTTAGGTTTATTGCTTAAAGAACTGAATCCCAATATTAAAATTGAAATTTACGAGCGACTGGACATGGCTGCGGCCGAAAGTTCTGATGCATGGAATAATGCGGGAACAGGTCACTCTGCATTTTGCGAGCTCAATTATACTCCGGAGCTTGCAGGTGGAGAAATCGATACCAAAAAAGCTGTAAAGATTGCAGAATCTTTTGAAGTTTCGAAGCAGTTTTGGGCCTATCTGGTTGAAAAAAATCTTATCTCCAATCCTGAAAATTTTATCAAGAGTATCCCGCATATGAGTTTTGTTTGGGGTGAAGAAAATGTGGATTTCCTGAAGAAAAGATATGACGCGCTTCAGCAATACAGTCTTTTCAAGGGAATGGAATATTCAGAAGATAAAGATAAAATACGTTCGTGGATGCCATTGGTTATGGAAGGCAGGAATCCAAAATCAGTTATTGCGGCTACTTCAATGAAAATTGGTACCGATGTAAATTTTGGTGAACTCACCCGAAGTATTTTTAATTACCTTAAAACATTAGAAGGTGTTAGCATGAAGTTCCATCATGAAGTGAAAAGCCTGAAAAAAGGCGAAAATGGAAGATGGCAGATTAAGGTCAAAAATCTGGAGACAGGCGATAAAACCAAAATCAGTACACGTTTTGTTTTTATTGGAGCCGGAGGTGGTTCATTACCGTTACTTGAAAAAGCAGGTATTCCGGAAGGTGATGGTTTTGGAGGTTTTCCTGTAAGCGGTCAATGGTTGAAATGTGTCAATGAAGAAATAATCGCAAAACACAATGCCAAAGTTTATGGTAAGGCTTCTGTAGGTGCTCCGCCAATGTCAGTTCCGCATATCGATACCCGTATGATTGATGGTAAAAAAGCTTTATTGTTTGGGCCTTATGCAGGCTTTTCTACTAAATTCCTGAAAAATGGCTCGTATTTGGACTTGCCGCTTTCTATAAAACCGAATAACTTGATTCCGATGCTTTCAGCCGGATTCCATAACCTGCCTTTGACAAAGTATCTGATTGACCAGGTGCGTCAGTCGCCGGAAGACAGGCTTGAAGCCTTGAAAGAATACCTTCCGGACGCCAGGATGGAAGACTGGGTTTTAGAAACTGCAGGCCAACGCGTACAGGTTATCAAAAAAGGCGAGAATGGGGGAGGAGTATTGGAATTTGGAACAGAAGTCGTAACAGCGGGTGATGGTTCGTTAGCCGTTTTGCTAGGTGCGTCTCCGGGAGCTTCAACCGCAGTTTCGATTATGCTTGACCTGATTCAAAGATGTTTTTCTGAACACGAAAAAACAACAGAATGGCAGAAAAAGTTAAAAGAAATGGTTCCTTCGTATGGAATCTCATTAAACGATAATGAATCTCTGCTTCAGCAGGTAAGAGAACATTCTGCTAAAGTTTTGAAATTAGATACGTTGTAA
- a CDS encoding FUSC family protein: MIQKVRNFTDSTNFSNALKVTLAAAIPVLLFSYTGNFEIGFNIALGAFLTYPSDIPSNRKHRINGILVAALIVAGNNLVVNLLYPQPWILYPAMAAMIFFFSMISVYGQRATQVSFSALLSICLAFGHIHDGWEMLQYSGLMFVGGLFYLLISLTFNYIRPHRYIELQVAECLRLTSKYMKLRGDLWKIDSPREKIIEKQLYLQVELNTIHENLREILIRNRSHSNGTSDQTRKMTLVFISLLEILELALSTSFDHNKLHQKFADHPKVLATYQHLAYNLASTLKAIFKSLENRKKYVPKHSLLKDLEALEKVISDYEQELGKEKASEGVWMLSNMLHYAEKQIEKIKIVERAFMPNFNTNDYKGRDKNLDKLLTPQYYPWSTFRENLSFSSTIFRHSLRLTATIMLAFLLGSLFPFQNVYWILLTIVVIMRPGYGLTKERSFHRIIGTVVGGLIAFALLLFIHNHIIIGALAITSMILGFTFTSINYKVGATFVTIYVVFVYGIITPNINDVIQYRILDTVVGAGLAFLANYFFWPSWEFMSQPIYIKKSIEANRDYLNEISIFYNNKGEVTTSYRIARKNAFIEVGNLMASFQRMTQEPKSKQKQVQQVYKLAVLNHTLLSSLASLGTYIQTHKTSTASEAFNVVVQTVIKNLNYAITFADLEFSGTLAQTETNEDLAMRFTELKNMRAKELKEAHLSEDEEFQLKMQEAQLVIEQLVWLTNLSESIVKAAKLLHQTK, from the coding sequence ATGATTCAGAAAGTCCGAAATTTTACCGATAGTACCAATTTTTCCAATGCCTTAAAAGTGACATTGGCCGCTGCTATTCCCGTGCTTTTGTTCTCTTATACAGGTAATTTTGAAATTGGTTTCAATATTGCCTTAGGTGCTTTTTTGACCTATCCGAGCGATATTCCCAGCAACAGAAAACACCGAATAAATGGTATTCTCGTTGCTGCCCTGATTGTAGCGGGAAACAATCTGGTCGTTAACCTGCTCTATCCGCAGCCCTGGATATTGTATCCGGCTATGGCGGCAATGATTTTCTTTTTCTCCATGATTTCGGTTTATGGACAACGTGCGACTCAGGTTTCATTTTCAGCCCTCTTATCTATCTGCCTTGCTTTTGGTCACATACACGATGGATGGGAAATGCTCCAATATTCAGGACTAATGTTTGTTGGCGGTCTGTTTTACCTTCTCATATCCCTGACATTTAATTACATCAGACCGCACCGCTATATCGAACTTCAGGTTGCCGAATGCTTGCGACTGACTTCAAAGTATATGAAATTGCGTGGTGATTTATGGAAGATTGATTCACCCCGCGAAAAAATTATCGAAAAGCAGTTATACCTTCAGGTAGAATTAAACACAATCCATGAAAACCTAAGGGAAATTTTAATACGAAACCGAAGCCATTCCAACGGTACTTCAGACCAGACCCGAAAGATGACCCTGGTTTTTATTTCACTGCTTGAAATTCTGGAATTGGCACTATCGACCTCATTTGACCATAATAAACTGCATCAAAAATTTGCAGACCATCCAAAAGTCCTGGCTACCTATCAGCACCTGGCCTACAACCTTGCTTCTACTTTAAAAGCAATTTTTAAAAGCCTCGAGAACCGAAAAAAATATGTACCGAAGCATTCGCTGCTAAAAGACCTTGAAGCGCTCGAAAAAGTAATTTCAGACTACGAACAGGAATTGGGAAAGGAAAAAGCTTCCGAAGGCGTTTGGATGCTTTCCAACATGCTGCATTATGCGGAAAAGCAGATTGAAAAAATCAAGATTGTGGAGCGTGCCTTCATGCCAAACTTCAACACTAACGATTATAAAGGAAGAGATAAGAATCTTGACAAATTACTGACTCCACAATATTATCCGTGGAGCACATTCCGTGAAAACCTGAGTTTTTCGTCAACCATATTTCGCCATTCGTTACGTCTGACGGCCACAATTATGCTTGCGTTTTTGTTAGGAAGCCTTTTCCCTTTTCAAAATGTATATTGGATATTGCTGACTATAGTAGTTATCATGCGTCCGGGCTACGGATTGACCAAAGAGCGTTCGTTCCACAGGATTATCGGAACCGTGGTCGGCGGACTTATTGCTTTTGCCCTACTGCTGTTTATCCATAATCACATTATCATTGGTGCCTTAGCTATTACTTCGATGATTTTAGGTTTTACCTTTACCTCAATAAATTATAAAGTAGGCGCTACTTTTGTAACCATTTATGTTGTTTTTGTTTACGGAATCATTACCCCAAATATTAACGATGTCATCCAATACCGTATTCTGGATACTGTGGTAGGGGCAGGCCTTGCCTTTTTGGCCAATTATTTCTTCTGGCCATCATGGGAATTTATGAGCCAGCCTATTTATATTAAAAAATCCATTGAAGCCAATCGTGATTATCTCAACGAGATTTCTATTTTTTACAACAACAAAGGAGAAGTGACAACCTCATACCGAATCGCGCGAAAAAATGCCTTCATTGAAGTTGGTAACCTGATGGCCTCGTTTCAACGTATGACCCAGGAACCCAAATCCAAACAGAAACAGGTGCAGCAGGTTTACAAACTTGCCGTCTTAAACCACACATTGCTTTCTTCATTGGCTTCTTTAGGAACTTATATACAGACGCATAAAACATCGACAGCATCTGAAGCTTTCAATGTAGTTGTCCAAACGGTAATCAAAAATCTGAATTATGCCATCACATTTGCTGATTTGGAGTTTTCCGGCACATTGGCACAAACCGAAACGAATGAAGATTTGGCCATGCGCTTTACCGAATTAAAGAATATGCGTGCCAAGGAATTAAAGGAAGCGCATCTTTCAGAAGATGAAGAATTCCAGCTTAAAATGCAGGAAGCCCAATTGGTTATCGAACAACTGGTTTGGTTGACCAACCTTTCTGAAAGTATTGTCAAAGCGGCCAAACTGCTGCATCAGACCAAATAA
- the def gene encoding peptide deformylase, which yields MILPIIGYGDPVLRKVGEEVPQDYPNLKQAIADMYETMYNAYGVGLAAPQVGLSLRLFVIDTEPFSDDEDLEEKEREELKNFKRTFINPKMLKEEGEEWGFNEGCLSIPEVREDVYRNERITIEYFDEDFNKKTEEFDGLIARVIQHEYDHIEGILFTDKISSLKKQLIKKKLQNIMDGKTRPDYKMKFVAKKGR from the coding sequence ATGATTTTACCAATTATAGGATATGGCGATCCGGTTTTAAGAAAAGTAGGTGAGGAAGTGCCACAGGATTATCCTAACCTGAAGCAAGCGATTGCAGACATGTATGAGACGATGTATAATGCTTATGGAGTAGGTCTGGCAGCGCCTCAGGTAGGACTTAGCCTTCGACTATTTGTTATTGACACGGAACCGTTTAGTGATGATGAAGATTTAGAGGAAAAAGAGCGTGAAGAACTGAAAAACTTTAAAAGAACCTTCATCAACCCAAAAATGCTTAAGGAAGAAGGGGAAGAATGGGGATTTAATGAAGGATGCCTGAGTATTCCAGAAGTCCGTGAAGATGTGTACCGAAATGAAAGAATCACCATTGAATATTTTGATGAAGATTTCAATAAGAAAACGGAAGAATTTGACGGATTGATTGCAAGGGTAATTCAGCATGAATACGACCATATCGAAGGAATTTTATTCACAGATAAAATATCTTCACTAAAAAAACAGTTAATAAAGAAAAAACTTCAAAACATTATGGACGGAAAAACACGTCCGGATTATAAAATGAAGTTTGTTGCCAAAAAAGGCAGATAA
- a CDS encoding DUF5606 domain-containing protein, with the protein MNLDKILAISGKPGLYALKLQTRTGFVAESLLDGKKITVGLRSNVSLLSEISIYTNEQEKPLVEVMRAIAVKEDNGPALSHKEDNAKLAAYFLEILPDYDQDRVYPSDIKKVLNWYNMLQAKGLVSKEAPAPKVKEEVTEENSN; encoded by the coding sequence ATGAATTTAGACAAAATATTGGCCATTTCTGGCAAGCCGGGCTTATACGCACTTAAACTTCAAACCCGCACCGGTTTTGTTGCCGAATCATTACTTGACGGAAAGAAAATTACGGTTGGTTTGAGAAGCAATGTCAGCCTGCTTTCAGAAATTTCTATTTATACAAATGAGCAGGAAAAACCGTTGGTTGAAGTAATGAGAGCTATTGCTGTAAAAGAAGATAACGGACCTGCCTTATCACATAAAGAAGACAATGCTAAATTGGCTGCTTATTTTCTTGAAATCTTACCGGACTATGATCAGGACAGAGTATATCCGTCAGATATCAAAAAAGTTTTGAACTGGTACAATATGCTTCAGGCAAAAGGCCTGGTTTCAAAAGAAGCTCCTGCACCAAAAGTTAAGGAAGAAGTAACAGAAGAAAATTCAAACTAA
- a CDS encoding PepSY-associated TM helix domain-containing protein: MKQQKIRGLHRDLGYFYIGLIISFAFSGILMNHRDSWHPEKYTVETKNIEVKLPPEELISEKYAESLGKEHGIDDKIRRHSIKKGTLKISFENHDVEIDMKTGKGEIVAFKKTPIISHAMKLHKNTSEWWIYYSDIFGISLIVIAVTGALMIPYGKFTFKKRGWKLAIAGIVFPLLFLFLLS, from the coding sequence ATGAAGCAACAAAAAATAAGAGGCCTGCACCGTGATTTAGGCTATTTCTACATTGGATTGATTATTTCTTTTGCCTTTTCCGGAATATTGATGAACCACAGAGATAGCTGGCATCCGGAAAAATATACCGTTGAAACAAAAAACATTGAAGTAAAGCTACCGCCAGAAGAACTGATTAGCGAAAAATATGCTGAATCCTTAGGAAAAGAACACGGCATTGATGATAAAATCAGACGCCATTCCATCAAAAAAGGAACTTTGAAGATTTCATTTGAAAACCACGATGTGGAGATTGATATGAAAACAGGAAAAGGAGAAATTGTCGCTTTCAAAAAAACACCAATCATCAGCCATGCTATGAAACTCCACAAAAACACTTCAGAATGGTGGATTTATTATTCTGATATTTTTGGTATTTCATTAATTGTAATTGCGGTTACCGGTGCCCTGATGATTCCTTATGGAAAATTTACCTTTAAGAAAAGAGGCTGGAAACTCGCTATAGCCGGCATTGTGTTTCCGCTGTTGTTTCTCTTCTTATTGAGCTAA
- a CDS encoding VOC family protein yields MAQVNPYLTFNGNCEAAFLFYKSVFGGEFTYIGKFKDMPSEQPLPAGTEDLIMHVSLPISKETILMGSDTSEAFGQQPVTAGTNFSVSINTESEDEAKKLFDGLSNGGKVTMPLEKTFWGALFGMFVDKFGILWMVNYDYEQK; encoded by the coding sequence ATGGCACAAGTAAATCCTTATCTTACTTTTAATGGAAACTGTGAAGCAGCATTCCTATTTTACAAATCCGTATTTGGCGGAGAATTTACATATATCGGAAAGTTTAAAGATATGCCTTCTGAACAACCGCTTCCAGCCGGAACAGAAGATTTGATTATGCACGTTTCATTGCCAATCAGCAAAGAAACAATACTCATGGGAAGTGATACGAGTGAGGCTTTCGGACAACAGCCTGTTACTGCAGGAACGAATTTTTCAGTTTCCATCAATACAGAAAGCGAAGACGAAGCTAAAAAACTTTTCGACGGACTTTCCAATGGCGGAAAAGTAACCATGCCTTTGGAAAAAACTTTCTGGGGCGCTTTATTTGGAATGTTTGTTGACAAATTCGGTATCCTCTGGATGGTGAATTACGATTATGAGCAGAAATAA